The Malus sylvestris chromosome 12, drMalSylv7.2, whole genome shotgun sequence genome contains a region encoding:
- the LOC126592646 gene encoding probable protein phosphatase 2C 4 produces MGNAVVKAGRCFCTAGEISQRHDNSVVSSDPLDEGLGHSFCYFRPDSSDTTSSKVSSEEPNPPTTTFRSISGASVSANTFTPLSTSLCELYPYSTGCDRAAKFESSNSFASIPLQPVPRKSYQGVSGSSPIERGFLSGPIERGYLSGPIDHGMYSGPIEKECDKFSRSLSFGIETKPKIRSLMKIFRRAVLGAMLRGQRSSVSPLKGNISVKDSDSEKVGENGTSSSINLSSHVSLSNENEDGGSGHYSMGSQNLQWAQGKAGEDRVHVVVSEEHSWVFVGIYDGFNGPDAPDYLLSNLYSAVHKELKGLLWNDKFEIEIEPELNSLNTDVGSVSLKETDRTQMGNRMPDGVDGEKYALENGEMEGKANSIRKQSNGLENKLEGTRRRWTCEWDRERPELDRKLQQNLKRPVSNGVAGVNPSDVLKALSEALRKTEDAFLDTADKVVTENPELALMGSCVLVMLMKGDDVYLLNVGDSRAVLARKLEQNVRRNLDRISEDEPSFDSSNAYESYSLKYLTALQLTMDHSTHVKEEVQRIKKEHPDDASAITNDRVKGYLKVTRAFGAGFLKQPKWNDALLERFRLKYVGTAPYLTCNPSLYHHKLSPRDRLLILSSDGLYQYFTNEEAVSEVELFISSFPDGDPAQHLIEEVLFRAAKKAGMAFHELLDIPQGERRRYHDDVSIIVILLEGRIWRSSV; encoded by the exons ATGGGTAACGCAGTCGTAAAAGCCGGCCGTTGTTTCTGCACCGCCGGAGAAATCTCCCAGCGACACGACAACTCCGTCGTTTCGTCGGACCCGCTCGACGAGGGCCTAGGCCATTCCTTCTGCTACTTCAGGCCCGACTCCTCCGATACGACGTCGTCTAAAGTCTCGTCCGAAGAGCCGAACCCGCCAACGACGACATTCCGGTCAATCTCCGGCGCCTCCGTCAGCGCCAACACATTCACGCCGCTCTCGACTTCTCTCTGCGAGCTCTACCCGTACAGCACCGGCTGCGATCGGGCGGCGAAGTTCGAGAGCTCGAACTCGTTCGCCTCCATTCCTCTGCAGCCGGTTCCTCGGAAGTCATACCAGGGAGTTTCCGGGTCGAGTCCGATCGAGAGAGGGTTCTTGTCAGGTCCCATAGAGCGAGGCTACTTGTCGGGCCCGATTGATCACGGGATGTATTCGGGTCCGATCGAGAAAGAGTGCGACAAATTCTCGAGAAGCCTTTCTTTTGGGATTGAAACGAAACCAAAAATAAGGAGCTTGATGAAGATTTTCAGAAGAGCGGTTTTGGGTGCCATGCTTCGGGGGCAGAGATCGAGCGTTTCGCCATTAAAAGGCAACATTTCAGTGAAAGATTCGGATTCGGAGAAGGTGGGGGAGAATGGGACTAGCAGTAGTATTAATTTGAGCAGCCATGTGAGTTTGAGTAATGAGAATGAGGATGGTGGGAGTGGACATTACTCGATGGGAAGCCAGAATCTTCAATGGGCTCAAGGGAAAGCCGGCGAGGATCGGGTTCATGTGGTGGTTTCGGAGGAACATAGCTGGGTTTTTGTGGGGATTTATGATGGGTTTAATGGCCCTGATGCTCCTGATTACTTGCTTTCCAATCTTTACTCTGCTGTGCACAAGGAACTCAAAGGGTTGCTTTGGAATGACAAGTTCGAAATTGAAATTGAACCCGAGTTAAATTCATTGAATACGGATGTGGGTTCGGTTTCTTTGAAGGAAACTGATCGAACCCAGATGGGGAATCGGATGCCTGACGGTGTCGATGGGGAGAAATATGCATTAGAAAATGGAGAAATGGAAGGAAAGGCTAATTCAATAAGAAAACAGAGTAATGGGTTGGAAAATAAGTTGGAAGGGACTCGGAGGAGGTGGACGTGTGAATGGGACAGAGAAAGGCCAGAGCTTGATCGGAAGTTACAGCAGAATTTAAAGCGTCCAGTGTCGAATGGTGTGGCCGGTGTTAACCCTTCTGATGTTCTTAAAGCGCTTTCGGAGGCATTGAGGAAGACAGAGGATGCATTTTTGGACACTGCAGATAAGGTGGTGACTGAGAATCCTGAGTTGGCCTTGATGGGTTCTTGTGTTTTGGTAATGCTAATGAAGGGAGATGATGTTTACTTGTTGAATGTTGGGGACAGTAGGGCGGTTTTAGCTCGGAAATTGGAACAAAATGTTCGGCGGAACTTGGATCGGATTAGTGAGGACGAGCCTTCATTTGATTCATCAAATGCTTATGAAAGTTACAGTTTAAAATATTTGACTGCACTTCAGCTCACCATGGATCACAGCACACATGTGAAAGAG GAAGTACAAAGAATAAAGAAAGAACATCCAGACGATGCTTCTGCGATAACAAATGACAGAGTGAAAGGTTATTTGAAGGTCACTCGAGCGTTTGGAGCTGGCTTTCTCAAACAG CCAAAGTGGAATGATGCACTGCTAGAGAGGTTTAGACTCAAATATGTTGGGACTGCCCCCTACCTCACCTGCAATCCATCCCTCTACCACCACAAACTCAGCCCGAGAGACCGGCTCTTAATATTGTCTTCTGATGGACTCTACCAGTACTTCACTAATGAAGAAGCCGTCTCTGAAGTAGAATTGTTCATCTCTTCATTTCCCGATGGAGATCCTGCGCAACATCTCATCGAAGAAGTGTTGTTTCGAGCAGCAAAGAAAGCTG GAATGGCATTCCATGAGCTGCTAGATATCCCACAAGGGGAACGCCGACGGTACCATGACGATGTTTCCATCATTGTGATTTTGTTGGAAGGAAGAATATGGAGATCATCAGTGTAA